Part of the Imperialibacter roseus genome, CATTTCTCAGCACAGAAGATTCTGATTTGGTTTGCACCGAACCCCATGCAGTTCCGGAGCCATATACATTAGAAAGGCTATATGGATCGGTATCGTTACCCACCTCAGCATAAGCCGCTCTTACCTTTGCAAATGAAAGGAAATTGGGCATAGTGAACATATCACTTACTACTCCGCTCAATGTTACTGAAGGATAGAAGTAGCTGTTGTTATCAACAGGCAGCGTACTGGACCAGTCGTTACGGCCAGTAACGTCCAGGAAGATCATGTTTTTGAAGGCCACCTGACCGTAGCCGTAGAGGCTGTTGATTCTCTTCTCCGACCTGCTTTGACTTACCTGAAGCTGCACGGCGGAGTTAGAGAAGTTGTAGATGCCAGGGATCAGTAGCTGAGGTGCCACTGTTGACTGAAACCTGTTGTTCTGACGCATTTGGTTACCACCCACTGACACGGTAAAGGCCCAGTCGTCATTCACATTTTTGTTGTAAGACAAAAGGAAGTCAGTATTTCTTTCCTGAAAATACACCGCATCTTCTCTGTACATCCCCAACGGGAAGCGTTGAGTAGAGAATGCCCTCCGGCGATCTCTCAAGTCGTTGTACAAATCGTTACCGGTACGCACCAACAGACTCAACTCCTTCGTAAACTTATAAGTAGCAGAGAGGTTGCCAAAAATCCTGTCCTTGTCCTGTCCGTTGGTATTCTCGTAAGTCGTGAAATAAGGGTTATCGTGGTAGTTGTAGTTGTAGTTGAACTGCTGAATGCCCTCAAGTCCCGGCATCCAGTAGTTGGCCAGTTGTTTGGTATCAATTCCACGACCATACCAAATCCACAGGTACATCAGGCTTTCTGTACCATAGCTGATCGCCGGTCTGTTGTCGCTTTGGCTTTTGATATAGTTAATCGTGGAATTGATGGAAAGTTTGTCTGTCAGGTTCAGGCCGCCTTTTAACGATACAGAATTTCTTATCAGGTCGGTATTAGGAACCATGCCTTTCTGATCCAGATTGGTGTATGACAAACGAACATTGCCCCAGTCATTGGAAGTACTGAATTCAATATTGTTTGTACGGGTTACACCAGTTTCGAAGAAATCATTGATGTTGTCAGGATGTGGTGACCAGGCAGTGGGGGTGATAGTGCTTCCCGCAGGAGCATTGAGATCACCACCACGAAAGCCAGGAACATTTCTAGGGGAATCGAACTGGGGAATAAGCTGCCCATTCAATTCGGGACCCCAGCTCTCATCTACACCGTCGGCAATGCCCGCACCAGCTCCATCAACAAATGAAAACTGACCATTGTTACCTTGCCCGTACTTGTTCTGCCAGTCGGGCATTACGAGTGGGTTTTCAAAGGTCAGATTGCTATTAACGGCTATGCCAATACCCTTTTGATTTTTACCTGATTTAGTAGTGATCAGGATAGCGCCGTTCGCAGCTCTTGAACCATAAAGCGCCGCCGCTGCCGGTCCTTTCAACACAGTCATTGAAGCAATGTCATCAGGATTGATTTCGCCGGCTGCGTTGCCATAGTCAACTTCGAGGTTACCTGACCCTGACGCACCATTTACATTATTGCTTATTGGAATTCCATCCACTACAAACAGCGGCTGGTTGGCATTGATATTCAAAGACGACTCGCCACGGATAGTGATCCTGGCAGAACCACCTACTCCAGCAGCCGCATTGGAAACCTGCACGCCTGCTACTTTGCCGGAGAGAGAATTAACCACGTTAGTCTCACGAGCTTCGGTAATGTCCTCGCCGTTTACCTGCTGCACCGAGTAGCCAAGCGCCTTCGTTTCTCTTTCAACGCCAAGTGCGGTTACAACCACCTCTGACAAACTTTTTACGTCGAGTTGCATGGCTACGTCGATCACCGACCGACTGCCAATGGCAACCTCTTGTGAGGTGTAACCTACAAATGAAAAAACTAAGGTTGGCTCCTGAGTAATCAGGTCGAGGCGATAGTCGCCGTTCACCCCTGTAATGGTTCCGTTGGAGGTACCCTTTTCTAATACGGTAAGCCCAATGAGCGGCTCCCCGGCTTCATCTTTCACAACACCACTTACAGTACGTGACTGTGCCAGTGCGTTGAAAGAAAAAGCCATCAACAAAAGCAGGGAAAGAAAAGCGCTCCCAAAAGCTTTTTGATAAGGTCTTTTTTCTGGTAATGGTTTTTTCATAGTTTTAAATGGTTAAGACGATTTTCGTTTTAGCACAAAGCCTCCACTCCCTTCCCTTTCGGGAAAGTCTTTGCGGACGTAGGAAGAGGTACTAGCCGGGAATGTTAGCGCATTTCCGGCTTATTTTTTTATCGGGATCTGGCAATCGGATTACCTTCTTCGATACATCAAAGGTAGCAGGGTGATATTTACCTATATTAAACTAATATTTAATTCATTGTTAAATATTAGCTTCCGTTGTCATAATATTTACAAATAGTAAACAAATGGCGAAATTGATAGCTGAATAGAACGGGGAGTGGAATCGTTGGACCAAATTTCAGAAATGCAGCACAAAGTGCAATTCTGGCTGGTTATCAAATGTTGACCTCATCGTTATCTTTCCTTCATTCTCACTCGATTTGTTGATTTTGAAAATGTCACATGTTTTTTTGACCCCTCAACCGCTTGGATCATGACAGATAACATCATAGGGCAGCTCGGACGCAAGTTGAAACAGACCCGCCTATCAAAAGCACTGAAGCTTTACGAAGTGGCCGCCGAAGCCCATGTGAGCAAGGGTTTGCTATCGAGGATTGAAAACGGCCGCACCATCCCATCGCTACCTGTCCTCATCTCAATAGTTCATGCCCTTAAGGAAGAAGTGGGGACATTCTTTCACGACATCTACAGAATGCAGGAAAAGCCTTATCTACTGTTCAAAAAAGATGAGTACAATGAATTTGAAAAAGAAGGCACCAAGGGCTTCAAGTACCACCATATTCTAACACGCACCATCTCCACTATCACGGTCGAGACCGTCCTACTCATCCTGGAGCCTGGGGCCGAAAGAGAAATGATCACTACAGATGCTATTGAATTCAAATACATGATCAGTGGGTCTGCTCTTTATCATATTGGAAACGAGGCTGTGATGCTGGAAGAGGGCAATAGCCTTTACTTCAACGGGAAGACTCCACACGCTCCATCCAATCCCTCAGCCATGCCATGCACAATGCTGGTGGTCTACTTTTTCTTTAATGATGAGCTAACATCATAGGGCACTTCGTAATAAACAGATAAAGGCAGCTTCATCATGTCTTCACTGCTGACTTTCATTTTAGAAGTTGTAACGAACTCAGAGAATGAAGGAGAAAAGTGCGGACGTAATTGTGGTGGGCGCTGGCATTGTAGGCCTGGCGATGGCTTATCACTCAGCCAAAAAAGGGAAGAAAGTTGTTGTTATTGAACGGTCGCAACAGGCCCAGGGAGCCAGCATCAGAAACTTCGGTCTGATCTGGCCAATTGGTCAGCCCGGCGGACCACTGCTCGACCGGGCTTTGCGAAGCCGAAGCACCTGGCTGGAAGTAGCCGGAGAAGCAGGGATATGGCTCAATCAAAATGGTTCCCTCCAGCTAGCCCATCATCAGGACGAATGGGATATCATCAATGAGTTTTACGATACGAACTCCAACGAACGCTTCCAGATAGAGATAGTTGCCGCTGACAAAGCAAAGCAGCTAAGCCCGGGGACTAGGACTGCGGGGCTAAAAGGCGGGTTGCTCAGTTCCACTGAGTGCTCACTTGACCCAAGAGAAGCAATCAGCAAATTGCCCGGCTACCTTGAGAAGAAATACGGAGTTGAAATGGTGTTCGGAACCGCCGTGACACAGATAGCAAAAGACCGGGTTGCGACGGCTGATATCACCTGGCGGGCGGAGAAAATATTCGTTTGTAGCGGCGCCGACTTTGAAACGCTCTTTCCGGAAACCTTCCAGCAAAGTGGCATTACCAAATGCAAACTGCAAATGATGCGCACAGGTACTCAACCTCATGCCTGGAAAGTGGGGCCTTCGCTGTGCGCCGGGCTCACTCTTCTGCATTACGGTGCTTTCAAAGATTGCAAGAGCCTGCCTGCATTGCAGTCCAGAGCCCAAACGGATATGCCTGACCTGATCAAGTGGGGCATCCATGTGTTGGTGTCACAAAACGGAAACGGGGAGCTGGTGCTGGGCGATTCACATGAATACGGCTTGTCCCTTTCGCCCTTCGACCGAGAAGAAATCAACGAGCTTATCATGTCTTATCTGGGCACATTCTTTGAAGCACCCAATATGGCTATCAACGAAAGGTGGCACGGGGTTTACCCAAAACTGGCGGGCAAAACTGAATTCGTTGCCCGGGTGAGCGACCATACTACCATTGTTAATGGGCTGAGTGGAGCAGGCATGACATTGTCGTTTGGGTTAGCAGAGGAGCTTACAAACACCCTGTAGCCAATGAGTACCTCCACCAACAAGCATCTTGAAGCCAAAGTGACTAAATGGCTGCAGTCGACCAACAGGGTAGCATTTTCTGTCTTCTGCATACTGGCGGCGTTCTGCACTTACTCCTGCATGTATGCTTTCCGAAAGCCCTTTGCGGTAGCCGTTTTTGAAGATGAAGCCTTCTGGGGGATCGACTATAAAATACTATTGATTACCGCACAAGTGCTTGGATATACACTATCGAAGTTCATAGGCATACGGGTAATCTCGGAGATGAAAAACAACCGAAGATCCATTTTCATCCTTCTTTTGATCGTTTCCGCTGCACTGGCTCTCCTTGGCTTTGCCCTGGCTCCAGCTCCCTGGGGCATCCTCTTCCTCTTTCTTAACGGCCTTCCACTCGGCATGGTGTGGGGCCTGGTCTTCAGCTTTCTTGAGGGCAGGCAAACTACTGAGGTGCTCGGTGCGGGCCTTTCGGTAAGCTTTATCTTCTCTTCCGGTTTTGTAAAAACTGTCGGCAAGGTGGTAATGCTCAACTGGGGTGTGAGCGAAGACTGGATGCCTTTTGTTACAGGCAGCCTCTTTTTGCTTCCGCTGCTCGGTTTTGTTTGGTTGCTTGATCGTATTCCAGAGCCAAGCCCCGAGGATGTAGCGATGAGAACCAAACGGGAGCCCATGAGTAAGAATCAGCGGCGCCAGTTTTTGGTGGACTTTGGCGGCGGTATGTTTCTACTCACGCTGGTTTACATCCTGCTCACAGCCTTCCGAGATTTCAGAGATAACTTTTCCGCTGAAATATGGCAGGTGCTTGGCTATGGCGACAATGCGGAAATTTTTACGTTGACAGAAATTCCGGTCTCCATAGCAGTGCTTGTGCTACTCGGTCTTATGATGGGGATCAAACAAAACTATAAGGCTTTAAATGCGAACTACCTGATCATTATAGGTGGTTTTACGGTCAGCGGCATCAGCACACTGCTTTTCCAAAACCATCTGATTTCACCTCCTCTTTGGATGATTTTGGTAGGGTGCGGTCTCTACCTTGGCTATGTCCCTTTTAACAGCATCCTTTTTGACAGGCTCATCGCAGCCTTTAAGGTGACTGGAAATGTCGGGTTTCTTATTTACCTGGCCGATTCGTTCGGTTACCTTGGCAGCGTGGTTATTCTGTTCTACAAGAACTTCGGCTTCGCCAATTTGAGCTGGCTTGAGTTTTTCACACAGTCGATTTATGTAGTCTCCATTTCGGGAACCGTACTGATGGGAATTTGTATGGTCTATTTCAGAAGGAAATATGAGAGCAGGGATGGTGTTGCCGTTCTTTCAGTTAGATGAGGCCAAACGGGTCAGTTCAAGGCTTTCCTTACATCCGGTGTTGCCCGAAGAGCAATTTAGGTAGTTAATCATCATTACTATGTCGTAGCTGTCCCTCCAGCTTAGTCGGTGTGTGTCTGCAAAATTGTTCAAATCTTCAAACAGGCCTTGCTCTTTCATGTACTTTTTGAAACTACTAAGAGGCACTATGTTATTGTTGTGACAGAAAAAGAAGTCAAAACCAGCTACCTGTTCCCTTAGCATTTGATCCTTGATTGAACTGGCGGATGATGCTATATCATCGTACACAGGCTCAATGGATTTTTCTTTCCTCAGTAAGCCATAGTCGCCCTTGATGACAACTTCGTAGAAAACCGGCTGATTAAATCCCCTTTTATTGGCGATATAAGTGTAGAACTTTCTCCATACCTCAATATGGTCATCAAAAAAACTGAACTGAGATAGTTTGTTAGCGGGGAAAGTCTCAACTGCACCTTCTTTCTCTTCTCCCTTGAATGACACAGCATCCCACCTCGGGTGGTACTGGAGCAGTCCCACCTTCACTTCTCCTGACGTCAATACAACAACCCCCTGAGACCATTTTTGGTCTGCAAAAGAGTGTAAACAGGAAAAAACTACAATAAATACTGTTGCCAGTATTTTCATTGGGTGTTAAATAAGCGTTAACTAAGTTAACATTAATTTAACACACCATTGTCATTTCCAATGTTAAGTTTTCAGGAGATGCCGGACTGCCATTTGCTCGAAATGGCTTAACGGAGGCATAGGCTGATTTTCGAGTTTTGCTTCTTCGTCCCAGTGGCGGAGTGCAATGCTTGGCTCGAATAGTGGATCACTCTTAAAGGCAGCAGCCTCATCGGCGGTCATTCGACCGCCCTGATACTCAAGTGTTCTTTTGCTGGCCTCAGAAAGTTTGTTGTAATAAAACTCATCAGCGAAAGTGAGGTACCGCTTGGCCGCCACGTGGTTTTCTACCAGCTGGCAGATTTTTCGGGAAAAGCCCTTTTCTCTGAGGAACTTCGACCCAATCTCTTCGTGGCTTTTGACACCGTAAAGCCCCATTTTTTCAACCTGGCCATCCATTTCGCATATATGTCCGATGTCGTGAAAAAATGCGGCAAGAATGACCTCCTCATCGTAACCAGCCCTTTCTGCAAGCAAAGCAGCCTGCACAATGTGCTCAACCTGGGAAACCGGCTCGCCTATATAGTCTTCGTCGCCGTAAGTCCGATACAGATCAAAAATCTCTTTCGCTATTTGTTGGGCACTCATTTTTCAAGAATTATTTGTAAAACTTCAGGTAGACTGTCAGCGATATGCGTGTGTGGCTCCTTCTCCAAATCCTCTCTGCTGTAGGCGCCGGTCGTCACTCCAATTACCAGCCCGCAGCCCGCAGCGGTTCCCTCCCCCAGATCGGATGCCGTATCCCCCACTTTTGCTACGAAAGAAGCTTCTGTCACCTTGCTTAGCTTCATGGCTTTGAAAATCATATCAGGATGGGGTCGGCCGCTCTCCACCTCGTCGCTTGTAATGCTGCCATCCAACAGCTCCTGTTTCAACCAGCCGAGTCTCTCAATCAAAGCGTCCGTCGTTTTTCGGTCAAACCCAGTGTCAACATATACACTGATGCCAGATTCCTTCAGCACTTTAAATGTGTCAGAAGCGCCGGCCATCTCCCGCACTGACGGATCCTCTTCATAAAAACTGACCATGTCTGAGACGAATGCATCGTGGAGCTCGTCAATCATATCATCAGTCACTTTGATACTCTCCGGAAGATGGTACTCAAGAAGTTGCCTCAATGCAACTGGCTTTGGAATACCCATTACTTTGGCAGCCTCGTCCATGGTGATCGAAACACCCTGGCGCTGCAATGTTTTTCTGAGCACCTTTTGCACATCCTGATCGTCCTGAACGGTGGTGCCCGCCAGGTCAAAAACTACTAGCTGAATTGATCCCATCTTTAGCATTGATTCAAGCGTCAATTTTACAACTGAACACCCATTTCAAAGTAAGCTGGGGATTAAGATATGGTTAAGTTTTTCAATGAAGGCGGTATGGCACCTGAAGGCTATATACCTCCAGCAATCACCTGAAGCCAATCTTCTTCCTTAAAAGAATCATTGGCTACTCTCAGCAGGTCTTCCGAAGTGGCACTTCGAATTGAGGTCAGCAGCCTGTTGTAATACTCATAATCTAATCCAGCGAAGTGAATGGATCTGAATTTGTCCATCAGGCTGAAAGAGGTGCTGATACTTGACAGAAAGGTGCCAATCATGTAGTTCTTCACTGTTTCAAGTTCTTCAAAAGGTATCGGCTCAGTCCTGAGCAGCCTCATTTCCTTTAAAATTTCGTCAATGGAAGCAATAGCCACTTCTCGTTTCACGTCGGTTCCAACCACCCAAAAAGCGTCATGTTGGAGGTAAGAGAGCGAAGAATAAATACCGTAGGTATATCCTTTGTCCTCTCTGATGTTTTTCATCAACCTTGAACCAAAGTATCCACCAAAAACCTCGTTGAGAAGCATCAGATGGTAGTGATCCGGGTGATGTTTGTCATGAGCCATTTTCCCCAGCCGAAGCGAAGCCTGCACCGACTCATCCACTGGCAGTATTTCCCTCACCGCAGGGGCGGTAACCACCGGATAGTTTGGCAACGAAACAGCGCTTGAGGGGAAGTCTACAAAAAAGCCTTTTAGCTTCGAAAGCTCCTCGCTGGAAAGCTTGCCAGACACAAACACTTCTGCCCGGCTCAGCAACCTGTTCTTGTGGTATTCCTTCAAATCAGCGGAGGTCACTTTTCCAACCTCTTCCTCCGAAAGCTCCTTCCCGTAAGGGTGGTTCCGTCCGAAAAGAAGGTGTCTTAGCCCTGACGATGCAAGCGCAGACGTCTTTTGCTTGTTTACCCTTATCTGTTGTATCCGTACCTTTTTAATGGTCTCAAGTTCCTTTTCCGGAAATGAGGCATCAACAACGACACTCAGAAAAAACGGCACAACCTCCTCCAGGTACTTGGTTAGGGAATAAACGGTAAGGGTCACAAAGTCCATTCCGGATGTTACTTCCCAATACGCTCCGTAGTAGTCAAGCCTGTCCGCAATTTGCCGACCTGAGAGCTTCTCTGTTCCCTCAAGCAGCATTTTGGTTGTGAAATAGGAAACGCCCTCCTTTTCCTCCAACCAACTGCCTGATTGGAGGACTATCTCTATTCTGCAGACTTCCTGGTCTCCCAGTATCAGTTCATGGAATCGAATTCCATTACGAAGCGTACTGCTTGTAACATGCTTTAAATCGGTGCGGGTAGGAATATGAAATTCGGGCGCTGCGGTTCTGTCTAACATCAAAAACTTGGAGGATCAGGAGTCAGGAGTGGTGGAAGTGGGCGTTGCTTTGTCGAAATTAAACAGCAAGCTAAACCTAAGAGTTTCAGCCAACGGATGATTTTGCACCTGAGGCACCAGATAGGCAAAGTCTATTCCGAATACCTGATAACGG contains:
- a CDS encoding helix-turn-helix domain-containing protein; amino-acid sequence: MTDNIIGQLGRKLKQTRLSKALKLYEVAAEAHVSKGLLSRIENGRTIPSLPVLISIVHALKEEVGTFFHDIYRMQEKPYLLFKKDEYNEFEKEGTKGFKYHHILTRTISTITVETVLLILEPGAEREMITTDAIEFKYMISGSALYHIGNEAVMLEEGNSLYFNGKTPHAPSNPSAMPCTMLVVYFFFNDELTS
- a CDS encoding TIGR03364 family FAD-dependent oxidoreductase — translated: MKEKSADVIVVGAGIVGLAMAYHSAKKGKKVVVIERSQQAQGASIRNFGLIWPIGQPGGPLLDRALRSRSTWLEVAGEAGIWLNQNGSLQLAHHQDEWDIINEFYDTNSNERFQIEIVAADKAKQLSPGTRTAGLKGGLLSSTECSLDPREAISKLPGYLEKKYGVEMVFGTAVTQIAKDRVATADITWRAEKIFVCSGADFETLFPETFQQSGITKCKLQMMRTGTQPHAWKVGPSLCAGLTLLHYGAFKDCKSLPALQSRAQTDMPDLIKWGIHVLVSQNGNGELVLGDSHEYGLSLSPFDREEINELIMSYLGTFFEAPNMAINERWHGVYPKLAGKTEFVARVSDHTTIVNGLSGAGMTLSFGLAEELTNTL
- a CDS encoding M16 family metallopeptidase is translated as MLDRTAAPEFHIPTRTDLKHVTSSTLRNGIRFHELILGDQEVCRIEIVLQSGSWLEEKEGVSYFTTKMLLEGTEKLSGRQIADRLDYYGAYWEVTSGMDFVTLTVYSLTKYLEEVVPFFLSVVVDASFPEKELETIKKVRIQQIRVNKQKTSALASSGLRHLLFGRNHPYGKELSEEEVGKVTSADLKEYHKNRLLSRAEVFVSGKLSSEELSKLKGFFVDFPSSAVSLPNYPVVTAPAVREILPVDESVQASLRLGKMAHDKHHPDHYHLMLLNEVFGGYFGSRLMKNIREDKGYTYGIYSSLSYLQHDAFWVVGTDVKREVAIASIDEILKEMRLLRTEPIPFEELETVKNYMIGTFLSSISTSFSLMDKFRSIHFAGLDYEYYNRLLTSIRSATSEDLLRVANDSFKEEDWLQVIAGGI
- a CDS encoding DUF5690 family protein, with the translated sequence MSTSTNKHLEAKVTKWLQSTNRVAFSVFCILAAFCTYSCMYAFRKPFAVAVFEDEAFWGIDYKILLITAQVLGYTLSKFIGIRVISEMKNNRRSIFILLLIVSAALALLGFALAPAPWGILFLFLNGLPLGMVWGLVFSFLEGRQTTEVLGAGLSVSFIFSSGFVKTVGKVVMLNWGVSEDWMPFVTGSLFLLPLLGFVWLLDRIPEPSPEDVAMRTKREPMSKNQRRQFLVDFGGGMFLLTLVYILLTAFRDFRDNFSAEIWQVLGYGDNAEIFTLTEIPVSIAVLVLLGLMMGIKQNYKALNANYLIIIGGFTVSGISTLLFQNHLISPPLWMILVGCGLYLGYVPFNSILFDRLIAAFKVTGNVGFLIYLADSFGYLGSVVILFYKNFGFANLSWLEFFTQSIYVVSISGTVLMGICMVYFRRKYESRDGVAVLSVR
- a CDS encoding SusC/RagA family TonB-linked outer membrane protein, which codes for MKKPLPEKRPYQKAFGSAFLSLLLLMAFSFNALAQSRTVSGVVKDEAGEPLIGLTVLEKGTSNGTITGVNGDYRLDLITQEPTLVFSFVGYTSQEVAIGSRSVIDVAMQLDVKSLSEVVVTALGVERETKALGYSVQQVNGEDITEARETNVVNSLSGKVAGVQVSNAAAGVGGSARITIRGESSLNINANQPLFVVDGIPISNNVNGASGSGNLEVDYGNAAGEINPDDIASMTVLKGPAAAALYGSRAANGAILITTKSGKNQKGIGIAVNSNLTFENPLVMPDWQNKYGQGNNGQFSFVDGAGAGIADGVDESWGPELNGQLIPQFDSPRNVPGFRGGDLNAPAGSTITPTAWSPHPDNINDFFETGVTRTNNIEFSTSNDWGNVRLSYTNLDQKGMVPNTDLIRNSVSLKGGLNLTDKLSINSTINYIKSQSDNRPAISYGTESLMYLWIWYGRGIDTKQLANYWMPGLEGIQQFNYNYNYHDNPYFTTYENTNGQDKDRIFGNLSATYKFTKELSLLVRTGNDLYNDLRDRRRAFSTQRFPLGMYREDAVYFQERNTDFLLSYNKNVNDDWAFTVSVGGNQMRQNNRFQSTVAPQLLIPGIYNFSNSAVQLQVSQSRSEKRINSLYGYGQVAFKNMIFLDVTGRNDWSSTLPVDNNSYFYPSVTLSGVVSDMFTMPNFLSFAKVRAAYAEVGNDTDPYSLSNVYGSGTAWGSVQTKSESSVLRNAELKPERTSSYELGVDLRFFEGRLGVDFTHYDNKTRDQIIPITLDIATGYSSRIINAGEIQNYGQELMLMGTPIKKDNGFKWDVNVNFTSNRSKVIKLAEGIEAYTLTERNGAYIQAREGERMGNIYGVGFARVEDKNSPYFGQIIHSAEGTPLRDPELKLQGNYNPDFMVGINNNFSYKGIYAGFLFDIRQGGIVVSRTKTIGSTSGQLAETLYGRANGYDLSLEGNGIVSPGVIDTGDGNYIPNEIKIASRDWHNRYYERNNVEAAKYDASFVKLREVRVGYSFPNTMMGRLPFRDVRFSVVGRNLMLWTENPHFDPETLSMSGGTLQPGVENMAYPSARSFGFNLSFKL
- a CDS encoding HAD hydrolase-like protein; translation: MLKMGSIQLVVFDLAGTTVQDDQDVQKVLRKTLQRQGVSITMDEAAKVMGIPKPVALRQLLEYHLPESIKVTDDMIDELHDAFVSDMVSFYEEDPSVREMAGASDTFKVLKESGISVYVDTGFDRKTTDALIERLGWLKQELLDGSITSDEVESGRPHPDMIFKAMKLSKVTEASFVAKVGDTASDLGEGTAAGCGLVIGVTTGAYSREDLEKEPHTHIADSLPEVLQIILEK
- a CDS encoding phosphonate degradation HD-domain oxygenase, with the protein product MSAQQIAKEIFDLYRTYGDEDYIGEPVSQVEHIVQAALLAERAGYDEEVILAAFFHDIGHICEMDGQVEKMGLYGVKSHEEIGSKFLREKGFSRKICQLVENHVAAKRYLTFADEFYYNKLSEASKRTLEYQGGRMTADEAAAFKSDPLFEPSIALRHWDEEAKLENQPMPPLSHFEQMAVRHLLKT